In the Leishmania major strain Friedlin complete genome, chromosome 16 genome, GATCGCGTAGCCCAGCGAGCGGGCTCGCTTCTCCGCGACGAaaaacggcggcagcgtcttGCCCGAGTTCATGCGCTTCACCCGACGTCCGTCGAAGAGCTGCTGGCCGAGACCGAGCGACATCTGAATCGCGTTCGTGTTGCTGCCCTTCGCACCGGACATGGTCATGGTGAGCAGCTGATTGTGTGGAAAAGGCCGCAGCATGCGCCCCGGCACGAATTCTTTCTGGAGGCTTGTCGCCATCCCCATGATCACGGGCATCACCCTCGCCTCGTCGTCGGGGAGGTTGAGCGGCGCGCTgtccagctcgcgcagcagcgccgtacGCCGCTCTTCCTGCAAGAGGATCATGTCATCCATGCCAATGGAGAAGCCTTCGCGCTGCAGGCTCATCGACAACACGCGACCGAGCGCGCCGAAGAGCTCGCCAACCATGTGCGGCCCGTAGATTTCGTGAATGACGTGCACGACGGAGAGGTTGCTGGAGCCGAGCTGGTTCTTGCATAGGATGCCGGTGATGAGCTCGCTCTCAAAGAACTGCACGTGATCGTCCTCCATGCACTTGCGTGACGCAGTGACTAGCTCGCCGGTGTGGGGGTCGGTGGTGGTGTAGGTGCTCGGCTGGATGAGGGAGGTGCCGTGCATGCTGACGCCGTTACTCCTGGGCGCGCCGCCACGACTCTCCACCACGCCGGTCACGTAGTGCACAATCACGGAGATGAGCTGCTTGCCCGTCCATAGCGGACGCGGCTTTAGCACCGCAGGCACCGGAATCAGCTCCGTTAGCGTTGCGAGCGCGCTGAGCGGCTTGCCCTGCTTCTGCATGTACGGCGCGATGCCGTTGTACACAAACTGCACAAAGGTGTGATGCGGCAGGAAATTGTCGCGGAGCGTCAGCAACACGCCGGCGACCACGTGATCCTGAATGAAGCCGCGAATCGGCTTGCCGGACGTCGGGACGAGGTAGTTGAGGTTGGCGTCCATCAGGCACTCGAGCTCCGCCTTTGCCTCCAGGCTCTGCACAACGTGAATGTTCATCTCATCACCGTCGAAGTCGGCGTTGTACGAGCTGCCGTTGACGTAGTGGAAGCGGAGCGTCTTCAGCCCGGACAGCACCTTGGCGCGATACGCCATCATGGATACCTTGTGCAGGGTCGGCTGGCGATTGAAGATGAGGTGGTCGCCATCGAGGATGTGCCGGTGGACCGTGAGGGACCCGTTCTGCGCCATCGCGAAGTACTTCAtggcgtgctgccgccgaaTCAGCTCCGGCACGTGCAAGTCCACGAAGCGCGTCTCGCCGCTCGGCAGGCCAATTTCTAGGTGTGTGGCGCCCGGGTACACATCCGGGCCGTTCATGACACACCGCTTAAGGAACATCATGCGCGCTGGCGAGTAGCTGCTCACCAGCTCCGGGAATGTCAGCGCGCGGGCGAAGgggcggggcagcagcacctcgttCGGCTCCACCAGGTAATCGGGTGAGATGACGCTACGACACGCCTGGTTCACACGCTTGCCCATCATGTGCATGCGGAACAGGCCCTCTTTCTTCGCAAAGCCCTCCAGCACATCCGTGTACACCTCCGTCACTTTGGCCTGCAGGTTCCGCAGGTTGTGCTCCTGCGCGATCTCTTGCGCTGCGCTGACGAGGTTGCGCTCTGGGGTCGAGTTGTTCGCGAGGACGTAGTACGCCTCGATCTGCTCGACGAACTCGAGCACGTCAGACAGGGCACGTGTGCCGGTATCGGGGATGATGCCGCCGGACTCGGAGATCTGCACGCCCGAGGACAGGCgcaggggcagcggcggcacgagCAGCTTGTCCACAAAGAAGACCTTGTAGTAGTACATCGACGGGAGCGAGCAGGCGTACGGCATGTGTAGGGTGGCCTCACCGAGATGCGGGAAGAGAGCCGCGAGAATGGCGGACTCGCGCTGGCACAGCTGCTTGATGTGTTCTCGCACCCACGACGTGCGGAAGTACGTGTGACTGCGGCCCTGGCGACGGTTCATCTCCTCCCAttcccgcagctgcgccgtcgtcacCCCGCCGTTCGCCACGTTGAAGTCGGCGTTCTTCTTGttgaagaagaagaagagatgACCGTTCTTCGTCGTGATGCGAGGCGAGATCCCTTGGCAGTGCGAGCACACGTTGCCAAACTCGCGgaagctgcgcagcgcctgcttgCAGATCTCATTGCGGACGTCGAGGACCGGCTTGCGGAAGCCGTCATCGCTGCCATCCACGTGCGTCaacgcgccagcagcgccggcgtccCCATTGGCGTTGCCGTGCGCACCCGCCTCGCCTGACGTGACCcccggcagaggcggtgcagcggctccgcggcggcgcagcagcgtatCGACGTGATCCAGCATGAGAGGGATGTCGTTGATGACGGTCTCGTTGGCGTCACGACGGCGTCGACTGCGCATGTCCTGCCCGTGTGCGTTCGCCACCATGTCGAGGaaccgcagcgcctcgccaaTCAACCCGGAatcgacgaggcgcagtgCCTGCTGGTAGCGCGTCACGTCAAACTCAGGTACACGGAAGCGGTGGCAGAAGAAGCACTCGgcttgcagcagctgctccacctcctgGGCAAGGTGCGGGTTAATGACGCTGAGGCGCTCCTGTGACCGGTTCGGGTCGTTCGGGTAGCGACGCGGCATACTGATGTACCCGTAGTGGCCCTGACAGCGCTCGTTGCCGTATTTGGAGTTGAGCGTGTTACAACACGTCGAGCACGCTTGCGGAGGGaacgtgcgtgcgtcgaaATTTCCCATGCGTGTGTCGTAGAACGTGGCGTGCGTGCCATCGCGCCGCACAGCTGGTGTCCATGGCGCCAGCCGATCCTCTTgcccgcagcgcacgcgcacctccacaAAGGCGAGGCGCGCCATGTCCTCAGAGGTcatgagggagagggagacgccGCTCTTGCGCTCGTGgacggtgcgcgtgcgcaggtCGCCCACGTACGCATGGAAAGGgaaggcggtggtgagggACATCTGGCagtggaggagcaggaggaggctccTGTCGATACGCCTCGCTTAATAGTTAATACTGTTTTCTGTTTCTCCCGTCGATTAGTCGCTTGTTTAGAGgagatgcgcacgcacgcgcgcagagagcgagcgcgagcgcgagaGACAACAAGACGTGAAGCAGCAATGCACTTCGCCACTCACCCGCACACTACTGtctcgtgcgcgtgtgcgtgtggtgcgtgcgtgcgggtgttATGAAGGGAGGCCCATGCCAGAGAAGGGGGTtttggagggagggagagggcgaggtAGCGCAGCATGGTTTCAGGGATGCAAGGAGACACTGCCCGCGCAGGCCAACATATGACCACCAAGAGACGCGAGGGTGCGAGGCACGCGCTCGGTGGCGAAGTGTGCCCCCGTCCGCCAAGACGTCGGCGACGAGCAGGGGGTAGGGGCTGCGAGGGAACGATacgatggagagagggggaggggggctgtgagggtggtgatggtggtggggttGAGCGTGTGATCCAACACCCGCCCATCAACGCACATTGGCATACGCACTCGCGCCGCAAAGTAGCGTAAAACACTGTGCCAGCCGTGTCTTCATCTCGACGCTCCCCCcattcctccccctccctccctggCCACGCTTGCCGTCGCACCATGCCCCGCCAACCCACAGCGATGGCATGCGTTGCATGACGGCGACCCTCTCCCCACTCCGCAGCCTTACTTTGGTGTACCTTGGCTACACGACAGACAAGTTCACAGGCGTGCATACGCGCCTGCAACATACAGAACAGTCGGCGTCCCTGAAGACGTAAAACAAGCAGAGCGATCTGCCCACGTGCCATCGACGCCCCGGGCACGCACAGCATCACGCACACCAGCACGCACAATAAAAAAAACGGAGATCCGCGCGGAGAGCCACGGACTCAACGCCACTCATGAAGACGCTCGCAGAGATGCATGCCCCACAAGATTACCAACACCACACGTCTCATTAAACATCACAGGGTGTCGATCAAGATGCGGACGTGGAGGAAGTTGGATGAAGGGGAGCTTAGAGGGACGGCAAAGGACTGAGAGGGAGGGCTACGCTCGACGGGGCAGGGGGTGGAGAAGAAGTGATTTCGACGACAAGGGTGACACGAGCAAGGTCTCCTCACCTTTTTCTACCTTCCTCTGCACGTGAATGGTTTCAACAGCCGATACAAGATGAGCAagcgaaggtgcagcggaCCAACAGAGACATGCGCATCACGCACCCGGACACGCCTCCCGTCGTTCGCACACCCCACACGCGTGCCCAAGGACACTGTGGGCGAGAGGGACGACAGCCCACATCAGAAGTACATGCCGCCAGATCGCACAAAGCCTCCACACAGCCCGCCCTGATACCTTCCTCTTGACAACTCGCCGCGAGGCACCACACCACTCACCTACCATCTCTAGCGccacccttctctcccttGCACATGGAACCTCCccgcccttctcttctttcatcagagagagagagagaggccaaGCGACTCGCACCACGTGCGACTCTTTCCTTCGCTAGCTATAAACAGCGGGTGGGGAGAATCACACCAcccgcaagcacacacacacacacacacacacacacaccaccaccagcatcactgcaaacacacacacacacacacacacacacaccaccaccagcatcactgcaaacacacacacacacacacacaccaccaccagcatcactgcacacacacacacaccaccaccaccagcatcactgcacacacatacacacacacacacacacacacacacacacacacacaccatcaCCAGCATcactgcacacacatacacacacacacacacacacacacacacacaccaccaccagcatcactgcaaacacacacacacacacacacacacacaccaccaccagcatcactgcaaacacacacacacacacacacacaccaccaccagcatcactgcacacacacacacaccaccaccaccagcatcactgcacacacatacacacacacacacacacacacacacacacacacacaccatcaCCAGCATcactgcacacacatacacacacacacacacacacacacacacagaaggaGCAGCGAGACAAATAAAGCGGGCCATAGCGGAAAGGCAAAGGAAGGCGCCGCACATCCTTCCAagacggaggcgacggcggaggtgaGACGACGAGTGCGTGGGAGTTGTGGGCGATGGGCACCGAGCAATGCATGCCGCGATAGCTGCCATCCTCTTTCCCGCCAAGAAAAaggacgcacacgcgtcgcGTCTGTCTCAGCGCACCTCTCCGTgcgctctgcagcgccgtccatCCGCCATTACAGTCCGatctctccatctctgcgagttttcccttttctttAGTAGTCCGCACCCTCGAGCATCGCCCATGAGGGGTAGCGGTAGCCGCCAAGCGCATCCTTGAGGGCGATGGCAACACTGATGCACAGCTCATCCTGGTGCGTCGCGGACACCACCTGCACGCCCTTAGGGAGGTGGAAGTCGTGAGGCAGTCGCATGGAGCGCTCCTCGTGGATGGAGATGCTCTTGCGGCGGTTGGCCATGAGGGAGCCGGGCCAGACAGGGCAGGCGgtcgccggcagctgcagaacGTTAAAGGCGGCGGTGTACTGGAACTGGAACGGGTTCCACAGCGGGAAgtggtggcgcggcgccgccgacggaAACGTCGGAGCGATAATGATGCCGTCGACGGCCAGGAGCGACTCCAGTCCCATCTTGAAGGGGAGCAGCTCCTCGTCGCAGCTGATCTTCAGCCATCGCGGCAtcaccagctccgccgtctcCAGTACACAGAGCGCGATGGCGGGCAGCGTGTGATGTGAGCGGCCGAATACCCaacgcaccgcctcggccAACCAATTAACGCCTCCTACGTGGCCCTGTGACATGAACAGACTGAACTTCGCTTCCGTCGGGTCCTTGGTGAGCACCGACACCCACATGGGCAAGATGCGCGCAAACGACTGAAACTCCGGCGGCACGGCACCGCCGGTCGagcgcgacggcgtgcgGACGTTGACGTAGGCAACCTTGGCGTTGTAGCGTTCACGaagcgcctctgccgccgtgtgCACGGCCTCGATCTGGCTCTCGGACACATGGATACCAGGGAGGCCGTAATCCTCTAGCGCGTAGACGCGCAGCGGGTGATGGTTGAGGTCAAGCACCTTCTTCAGCGGTGAGCACGGCGGGTAGACGACCGGGTCGAGCCGGAAGCCGCCACGTGCGGCCACCTCTGACAACGGGATGAGGTCCTCCGGAAAACGGCAGATAGGACCGGTAGCCATGTAGTGGTTCGCCGACGTCTTGGCACCAGGGTACTGGCCAGCGTTGGTAATGTAGTGCGGGCTTGCCTTGTGCCCATAGACGCCGTTGAAAAAGGCGGGCATGCGGATGGAGCCGCCAATGTCGCTGCCGAGACTGAAGGTTgagaaggcggcgccggcagcggccccctcgccgccgctgctgccgcccacGAGGCACCGAGTGTCGTAGGGGTTGCTGGTGATGCCGTACATGTAGTTGGAGCTCTCGTACCACATGCATAGCTCGCTGGTATTCGTGACGCCGAGGATGATGGCGCCGGCGTCCCGGAAGTTCTTCACGACGGGGCTGTCGACCTCGGAGATGATTCGACGGCGGTTCGGGTTGCCCGATGTGTtggggcagccgcggcactcCATGCACTCCTTGATGGTGCATGGCACGCCGAGCAGCCAGCTCGGCATCCGCTTCGGGTCCTTGTGCTCCCGCCACGCAGCCCAGACGTTTTCCGCCTCGACCGCTGCTTCCATGGCTTCGTCAAAGCAGTCGAACACCAACGCGTTGATGTACGGGTTCACGGCCTTGATATGCTCAATGAAGGTGCTGATGACCTCGACACAGCTGAGCTGCCCCTCACGGTACGCTTTACTCAGTTCCAGCGCGGAGAGCTGCTGACAGTacgcgatgcgctgctgaggaATCTGCCGCGACGTGCGTGGGCCGGCCCGCATGAAGGCGCTCATCCACCAATTGCAGAGGGCGCACACAGCCACGCCGTACGTGATGAGGCCGAGAAGGTAGGCAAAGTGGTAGCTGAGcgccgcgccagcggcgatggcgagccCCAGAAAGATCCTGTGCGCACTCATGACGAGCTGCAAGTGGAACGATGAGAAAAGATGCCGTCTAGGTGGCTACAGAAGCCcggccgcagccgccaccacggaAACGACAACgaagagggagcgagggGGGCGTACGTGGAGATGCACAGTGGCTGCTAAAGCTTGATGTGCGCTGCACAAACTCGTACCACGTGTTGCCTCTTCtggtgtgtttgtgtgtgtgtgtgtgtgtgcaacgtcgacgtgtgtgcgcgcggagATGAGCAGGGCAGTCAGATGCCGAAAGAAGCGAACACGcgaagagggaaggaggcttgtgtgtgcgtgtggggtgggaggagggaggagtggggggggTCGAAGAGGAGCCGGAACACAACATCCAGGGTGATAAACGGTGAGAGCGCGAACGGAGCGCGCCAGCGGGGttgggcgaggaggagaacagcGAAGAGGATTCGGATAGAGGAAGGAAAGTACGAGCGAAGAAGAgcaggagaggggagggagggggcagaagGGTAACAGAAAGAATGAGATGGGCGGCACGATACAGATGGTCCCGTTCCTCACAAAGGggacgcggtggtggcgatgcggcacacacacacacacctgcgaAAACAAGTTGGCTACAACTCGCCGGCAGAACAagtggagggagagcgagagagaccgtgagggagggagtatgcaacaacaacaagtGACGGAAAGAAGAAGGCGTAGGCGGGCGGATGTCCCTTTCGTGCTGGGGTGGGATTGGGTGATGACGAGACGGAGTGTGTGCGGCcggcttcctccctccctcctcccggTTGATGCGGCCGGAGGGTTCGATAGAGAGaccgagggagagagagggcgtgGGCAGACGAAGACCGGGCTGGCTGTCACTTtaggtgtatgtgtgcacgtgggcggaggggaggggaccAAGGGGGAGGAAAGACGAAAGAAACATATATCAGGGCGCACCAGACGATCCCAGGCGGCGTCAGGCCCTCTGGCAGATAACGGGCGGTTgctgatgtgtgtgtgtgtgtgtgcgggtggtggtggcggtgatggaggGTGAAGACAAGATGTCtgcgaaggagaagagcggcagAAGGCGACGCTGTGGCTCGATGATtggaagaaggggaaggaggcaTACAGCACTGGACACGGTCGCTCAAccgccgtgtgtgtgtgtgtggagggggagcaGAAAGCCCATAACGGCCGCCGTATCGTATGAGACAGCGGGTGCATGACGTCGCGCACAGGAGAGTGTTGGCTTTGTTTCTCTATTTCGGACACCGCTACCGAGTCGCGCACAGACTTGCACCCGTATCAGGAgacggcgtgcgtgtggagaGCCGTGGCTCCAGCTCTACTCATAGCGCAACAGTGGCGATTTTCATGTGTTGCTTGTTGCTCTCTTTCACAGCCGGGACCTTCCTGGGTGTCTGCAGGGATGCACTCTGTCAGCGCTCGCATAGAAGCAGGCACGCATCAACATGCGCGTTGGGGCACCACGCAGCAAAGAGACGGCGGAGTGGCGAGAAACGATCAAGACAAAAAGCCGCGCAGATGCGTCGCCACCTCCCGTGAGCACCACAACACTACGAGAGAGGCCCCCCCCTccgaaaacacacacacacacacacacacacaaacacgaaGCAACACCCACACGGGAAGAGCGCGAGTTCCGAAAGAACCGAAGAAAGGCGAGAAGAATGGAGACATTAATTAGGCAgttcccacccacccacacccacaccacGCCTCCGACGgagacacacaaacaaaacgaCGACGCACAACAACGACAGTTAGGCTCACGGAAAAATGGGAATGGGGAAAGATTAGCAAGAGTGAGATGGaagtacgtgtgtgtgtgtgtgtgtgtgtgtgtgatgcatatgtgcgtatgtgtcAGGGGGTTACCACTCACAACGACGGCCATCCAAGACGAAGCGAAGTTAACAGGGAGGGTggagtgggggagagggacgaCAGAGAGGACACGCTGACACGATGATGGCCATAATGCTAGCaaagcggcagcagaggacgagcgagagaaaagggaaggggcggggacaagcacacacacacacacacacacacacacagggagagaggagcgaggaggtggtggaggagggggccgGGGCGTCTGTGGAAAACTCACGTGACAAGGAACGATCTGTCGACGTACTGAGAGTCGAGTGCTGTGCTCCCGACCATTCACCCATCCATTGCTTTTCTCCCTCTCGGTTCCGCCCTGTTTGATCCATGCACCACTTGCCACGTTCCTTACACCATCAACGCCGGCGTCTCCCTCTCGGTCTCGCCGCTGGTGAGCACGATCGGTCCCAGACCCGGCTGACGGCGATGCAGCCCCTTCACATGCTTAAAGGGGATGGCGAGCAAATTCAGCCCGCGCATGGTGACTTCGCCGTCTTTGTAGACGCGCTGCTCGACAgcagcctgcagcagcaagtCACCACTGCCCTCGTAGGCGATGAGGGTACCGACGATGACGCGGCCGTCCGTCAGCTCAACGCGCAGCTCGCGACCGAGGAACGGGTGTCCCTCTGCGGCCTCAGCATCAGAAGCGTGTCGGTTGCCGTTGGCTGCCATGACAGACCCAGTGGGTATGTATGCCTGACTGTATGGGAAGGCTGGGGTATGAGGATGGCACTCTAGGGTACTTGACGCACAGATGTCGCAGCGAGCGGTGGGTACGTCTGGATGTCACTCGTGGTCTGCTGTCGGCGCGCGCGCTACGGAGAGTCGCGAATGCCGGTTGCTTTTCCTTCTTTTGTTCGTTCCGGCGGAGGAAGACCGCGAGGGCCCGTGgcagagggaagggggtgcgTGCAGAGGGGTCGACATGGGCGTATGTGTTGGTGTGCACGATATGGAGGAGAGGAACACACCATCGAAGGGAAGAtagagaggaggggggagggagagtggCTTTACCTGGTGTGCTAGAAAGCATGGGAGTGAGAGgagatgagagagagagagagagagaggcggtcGCTCTTTGGCGCTTCGCGGCGATCCGTGTGTGGCACACCCGTATGCGCAGTTGCGGTCGGGCCTTAACCGAAATCAGTAGTTGATGTTTCGCCACCGAGTCCTTTATACTCCTTCCTGACATCCGCTCGCACGTGCAAGGGCCAGCGGGTTGGGAA is a window encoding:
- a CDS encoding putative DNA-directed rna polymerase I largest subunit; this translates as MSLTTAFPFHAYVGDLRTRTVHERKSGVSLSLMTSEDMARLAFVEVRVRCGQEDRLAPWTPAVRRDGTHATFYDTRMGNFDARTFPPQACSTCCNTLNSKYGNERCQGHYGYISMPRRYPNDPNRSQERLSVINPHLAQEVEQLLQAECFFCHRFRVPEFDVTRYQQALRLVDSGLIGEALRFLDMVANAHGQDMRSRRRRDANETVINDIPLMLDHVDTLLRRRGAAAPPLPGVTSGEAGAHGNANGDAGAAGALTHVDGSDDGFRKPVLDVRNEICKQALRSFREFGNVCSHCQGISPRITTKNGHLFFFFNKKNADFNVANGGVTTAQLREWEEMNRRQGRSHTYFRTSWVREHIKQLCQRESAILAALFPHLGEATLHMPYACSLPSMYYYKVFFVDKLLVPPLPLRLSSGVQISESGGIIPDTGTRALSDVLEFVEQIEAYYVLANNSTPERNLVSAAQEIAQEHNLRNLQAKVTEVYTDVLEGFAKKEGLFRMHMMGKRVNQACRSVISPDYLVEPNEVLLPRPFARALTFPELVSSYSPARMMFLKRCVMNGPDVYPGATHLEIGLPSGETRFVDLHVPELIRRQHAMKYFAMAQNGSLTVHRHILDGDHLIFNRQPTLHKVSMMAYRAKVLSGLKTLRFHYVNGSSYNADFDGDEMNIHVVQSLEAKAELECLMDANLNYLVPTSGKPIRGFIQDHVVAGVLLTLRDNFLPHHTFVQFVYNGIAPYMQKQGKPLSALATLTELIPVPAVLKPRPLWTGKQLISVIVHYVTGVVESRGGAPRSNGVSMHGTSLIQPSTYTTTDPHTGELVTASRKCMEDDHVQFFESELITGILCKNQLGSSNLSVVHVIHEIYGPHMVGELFGALGRVLSMSLQREGFSIGMDDMILLQEERRTALLRELDSAPLNLPDDEARVMPVIMGMATSLQKEFVPGRMLRPFPHNQLLTMTMSGAKGSNTNAIQMSLGLGQQLFDGRRVKRMNSGKTLPPFFVAEKRARSLGYAIGRFTSGIRPAEYTFHAMAGRDGLIDTAVKTSRSGHLQRCLVKGLESLVVQWDHSVRDANGSVIQFLYGGDGLDPMRTSSLQAWEVVKDNCIDLGRKMNVNTGVVTGEEAAEEAASRNSQGKRERAHEAAAAMRAAQRALLEAEAQRDPLPAHCKASLGTYLETKAQYPLFKKVSQVARWVKNGVLNEKLREKREESIRYYRDVMTELTTRRRVRAYCDAGEPVGLLAAQAAGEPSTQMTLNTFHSAGSTVTHVTEGIPRLRELLIYASVQKVAIVVPVEKATEVDEEAISRILQAGVATRLTDCMARVPAAVTAGADSGAAARAQTTPGYHYRVTRSAEGTQVTVALLFSKTLLMQKQHAMCMSTAEHLQSFTQTLKNFARQVVTALRGRSKDEREGAGGPLRGTTQDPSSQMDDGTAAAGGGMSDNEDDMDERSTQMNTPALGAASAPSVAGSELGRDDMIPERDDNGGSSGSDEDDYDEAVDAADSSRRRKGGKGNSPLRKKSRAEEDDNEEDDEDVNGLFWKSSSNGGTNSEAAAAASGKVSYDCFPTVCVMYGNKKYRVEIAPLLREAATRDGVVPLPEDLFVVNVSIQTSDQVVTVIPDVLESALAQQTFPSWLTQFDSVTYTRKAEDPTSGEMVFQGSSATIRSVTAFLALFTVRARAIKLQKARSTDIRDMCTSFGVESGYTALFDELEKLFKRYSVDYHHLTLIADAATHRGVWENYNFTGVISHSASPLFQMTFASSKRFLHTALTRGIGDELNSISSAIMVGERPRVGTALVKVGQDPQILRDVIEKNFA